One window of the Benincasa hispida cultivar B227 chromosome 3, ASM972705v1, whole genome shotgun sequence genome contains the following:
- the LOC120073756 gene encoding cytochrome P450 81Q32-like, which yields MENYSLLFLSLSLIFLLFAFNLRRRRNLPPSPPSLPIIGHLHYLKIPVHRTFQNLSAKYGPVISLWFGSRLVVVVSSLTVVEECFTKNDIVLANRPRLLVGKYIGYNHTTMVASPYGDHWRNLRRIGAIEIFSASRLNKFAGIRSDEVKRLLRKLSRNSMHGFSKVHMQSAISELTFNISMRMAAGKRYFGEEVTDEVEAKQFRELIKQVVALGGVSNPGDFIPMMNWIPNGFKRKVSRLAKRMDAFLQELIDEHRSKKEEGRNTMIDHLLSLQESEPEYYGDQIIKGIILVLLLAGTDTSAVTIEWALAHLLNNPEVLKKARQELDAQIGEERLVEESDVPKLPYLQGIISETLRLNPAAPMLVPHLTSDDCTISGYEIPRDTIVLVNAWAIHRDPNQWEDPTLFKPERHQKLELCDHQVPKLVPFGVGRRACPGSGMAQRVVGLALATLIQCYEWERIGEEKVDMAEGRGVTMPKAVPLEAMCKPRRIIHNLFN from the exons ATGGAAAATTACTCTCTGcttttcctttctctctctctaatctttCTCCTTTTCGCTTTCAATCTCCGCCGTCGCAGAAACTTACCGCCCAGTCCGCCGTCTCTTCCCATCATCGGTCACCTCCATTACCTCAAAATCCCCGTCCACCGAACTTTCCAGAACCTCTCTGCAAAATACGGACCAGTAATCTCTCTCTGGTTCGGATCTCGCCTCGTCGTGGTCGTCTCGTCGTTAACGGTGGTGGAGGAGTGCTTCACTAAGAACGACATCGTTCTGGCCAACCGTCCTCGGTTGCTAGTCGGCAAATACATCGGCTACAACCACACTACGATGGTAGCGTCACCGTACGGCGACCACTGGCGGAACCTCCGCCGAATCGGAGCGATCGAGATCTTTTCGGCTTCTCGCCTCAACAAATTCGCCGGAATCAGGAGCGACGAAGTGAAACGGTTACTGAGGAAGCTATCGAGGAATTCGATGCATGGATTCTCGAAGGTACATATGCAATCGGCGATTTCGGAACTGACGTTCAACATATCGATGAGAATGGCGGCCGGAAAGAGGTATTTCGGTGAGGAAGTGACGGATGAGGTGGAAGCGAAGCAGTTCAGAGAGCTGATTAAACAGGTCGTGGCGTTGGGAGGAGTATCGAATCCAGGCGATTTCATTCCGATGATGAATTGGATTCCGAACGGGTTTAAGAGAAAGGTTTCGAGACTTGCGAAGAGGATGGACGCGTTTTTGCAGGAATTGATCGATGAACATCGGAGcaagaaggaagaaggaaggAACACGATGATCGATCACTTGCTCTCGCTGCAAGAATCGGAGCCGGAGTACTATGGAGATCAAATTATCAAAGGAATCATTCTG GTGTTACTATTAGCAGGAACCGACACATCAGCTGTGACAATTGAATGGGCTCTAGCTCACTTACTCAACAATCCAGAGGTACTCAAAAAGGCTAGACAAGAGTTAGACGCTCAAATTGGAGAAGAACGATTAGTGGAAGAATCAGATGTGCCCAAGTTACCATATCTTCAAGGAATCATCTCCGAGACTCTTCGATTGAACCCAGCTGCTCCAATGCTAGTGCCGCATCTCACCTCTGACGATTGCACAATCAGTGGCTACGAAATACCACGTGACACGATTGTATTGGTTAATGCATGGGCCATCCATAGAGATCCTAATCAATGGGAAGATCCCACATTATTCAAACCAGAAAGACACCAAAAGTTAGAATTATGTGATCACCAAGTCCCTAAGTTGGTACCATTTGGAGTTGGACGACGAGCTTGCCCTGGGTCGGGCATGGCGCAACGAGTGGTGGGGTTGGCTCTGGCGACGCTGATTCAGTGCTACGAGTGGGAGAGGATTGGCGAAGAGAAAGTGGACATGGCGGAGGGGCGAGGTGTTACTATGCCCAAGGCGGTGCCATTGGAAGCCATGTGCAAACCTCGTCGTATCATCCACAACCTTTTTAACTGA